From Salinicola endophyticus:
CACAGCGTGAACGAACTGCTGGCGTGGTCGGATCACGCGCTCGAAAAGCAGGGGCGGCTGACACATCCGCTGCGCTACAACCCCACCACCGACAAGTACGATCCCATCGACTGGGAGACCGCCTACCGCGAGATCGGCGAGCGCATCCAGACCTACGACCCGACCCGGGTCGAGCTCTACACCTCCGGGCGCACCTCCAACGAGGCCGCCTTTCTATGGCAGCTCTACGGCCGCATGATCGGCACCCACAACTTCCCCGACTGCTCCAACATGTGCCACGAGACCACCACGGTGGCACTGCCGCAGAGCATCGGCGTGGGCAAGGCGACCACGGTGCTGGAGGATTTCGAGCACGCCGACTGCATCTTCCTGTTCGGCCAGAACGCCGGCACCAACAGCCCGCGCATGATGGGCCTGCTGCACGAGGCGCGCCTGCGCGGCGCCGAGGTGATCACCTTCAATCCGCTGCGCGAGCGGGCGCTGGTCAAGTTCGCCAATCCGCAGACACCCAAGGACATGCTGACCAACCACGGCGTACCGATCAGCAGCCAGTACCATCAACTGCGCATCGGCGGTGATATCGCCGCCATCCAGGGCATGTGCAAGCACATCATCGCCGCCGACGACGAGGCCCGCGACAACGGCGGCAAGCGGGTGATCGACCACGACTTCATCCACATGCATACCGATGGCTTCGAAGCCTTCGCCGAACACTGCCGCCAGCTACCCTGGGAGCGCATCGAGCGCCACAGCGGGCTGACCCGCGCCGCCATCGGCGAGGCGGCCGAGGCGTGGATTCGCGCCGAGCGGGTGATCTGCTGCTGGGGCATGGGCATCACCCAGCACATGCGCGGCGGCGACAATATCCACCAGATCCTCAACCTGCTGCTGATGGGCGGCCATATCGGCCGACGCGGCGCCGGCGCCTGCCCGGTGCGCGGCCACTCCAACGTCCAGGGCGACCGCACCGTGGGCATCTTCCACAAGTCCGGCGAAGCCTTCCTCTCCAAGCTGGACGAGCTCTTCGGCATCGAGTGCCGGCGCGAGCACGGCCATGACGTGGCGCTGTGCTGCGAGGCGATCCTGCGCGACGAGGCCGACGCCTTCCTCGGCATGGGCGGCAACTTCTTCCGCGCCATCGCCGATCAGGCCCGGGTCTGCGCCCACGTCGAGAAGATCCCGCTCACCGTGCAGATCGCGACCAAGCTCAACCGCAGCCATCTGATCCACGGACAGGCGGCCTATCTACTGCCGGCGCTGGCGCGCACCGAGAAGGATATCCAGGCCGGGGTCGAGCAGACCATCACCATCGAGGATGGCATGTGCAACGTGCAGGGCTCCAAGGGGGCGCTGGAACCGGCCTCCGAACACCTGCGCTCGGAGATCGCGATCGTCGCCGGACTGGCGCGGGCGACCCTGGCCCCCAATCCCAAGGTCGACTGGGCGTGGCTGGCCGAGGATTACGCGCGCATCCGCGACAAGATCGAAGCGAGCCAGCCGGAGACCTTCTACGACTTCAACCAGCGCCTCGCCGCCGACGGGGTGTTCCATCTCGATATCGCCGCCCGCGACCGGGTATGGAACACCGACTCCGGCAAGGCGCACTTCCTGTTCCCGCAGGACCACCTGACGGAGGACGAGTCCGAACCCGGCGATGCCCACTTCCAGCTGCTCTCGATCCGCGGCCACGATCAGTACAACACCACCGTCTACTCCTACGACGACCGCTATCGCGACATCTACGGCACGCGCATGGTGCTGATGATGAACCCGCGGGATATCGAGAAGCACGGCTTCGAGGCGGGCAACAAGGTGACCCTGAGCACGCTCAGCGACGATGGCGTCGAGCGCAACGTCTCCGGCTTCAAGATCATCGCCTATGACCTGCCCGAGAACTGCCTGGGCGCCTACTATCCCGAGGTCAACGACCTGATCCCGGTGGCCAACCGCGACACCGGCAGCAATACCCTGGCGGCCAAGTCGATCCCGGTGAACGTGACGCTGATGTCGACCGAGCAGATCGAAGCCGATACCGGCCTGCTCGCCACCGGCTGAGGCGTCCATCGCAGCGCCGAGATGTGCAACCTGCCAGAACGATCGAAGCGCCGGGGAGACCCGGCGCTTTTTTTGGCACCGATAAGCAAGCTGACACCGATCACCGGCACCGTCCATTAGTCGCATCATCGCGGCTCCCTCGACCCCGCGACACACCCCGGCGCCACCAGGCAAGCCTTGCAGCAAGAGGCCCGCAGGCAACCCACCGCAACGATTCACCATGGTCTGACCACTTATCCACGGATAGCGCACGCCCGGGCGTCTGGCTATCGTGCCAGCATCCGCCCCTGCCCCGCGGCACGGACGGGGGATGGCGTCTAAGCGGCGTCGAAGAACGGCTTCTCACGCGCTTCTCGACCCGAACGAACAACAGTCACGCTCGCATGAAAACCACGCTCTCATAAAAATCACAGAAGGGCTTTCGCTATGGACCATACGGTGTTGTCACTGCTTGCCTTCCTGCCGCTGATCCTGGCCGGGGTACTGCTGATCGGCCTGCGCATGGCGGCGCGCACGGCCATGCCGATCGTCTTCGTGGTGGCGGTGCTGATCGCACTGTTCGCCTGGGACATGACCGCCAACCGGGTGCTGGCATCGACTCTCCAGGGGCTGATCCTGACCGTGGCGCTGCTGTGGATCATCTTCGGCGCCATCCTGCTGCTCAACACGCTCAAGCACTCCGGCGGCATCATGGCGATCCGCAACGGCTTCTCCGGCATCAGCCCGGACCGCCGCGTGCAGGCGCTGATCGTCGCCTGGCTGTTCGGCTGCTTCATCGAGGGCGCCTCGGGCTTCGGCACGCCGGCCGCAGTGGCCGCGCCGCTGATGGTGGCACTCGGCTTCCCCGCGCTGGGTGCGGTGGTGGTGGGGATGATGCTGCAGTCGACCCCGGTCTCCTTCGGCGCCGTGGGCACGCCGATCGTGGTCGGCGTCACCGGCGGGCTCAACCAGGCGGCGATCAGCCAGCAGCTCGCTGCCGACGGCTCGAGCTGGGAGACCTTCTTCCGCCTGATCACCTCCGAGGTGGCGCTCACCCACGGCCTGATCGGGGTGTTCATGCCGCTGATCCTGGTCACCGTGATGGTGCGCTTCTTCGGCGAAAATCGCTCCTGGCGCGAGGGCCTCTCGATCGCACCCTTCGCGCTCTTCGTCGGGGTCTGCTTCGTGGTGCCCTACATGCTGGTGGGGGTCTTCCTGGGGCCGGAGTTCCCGTCGCTGCTGGGCGGATTGATCGGTCTGGCGATCGTGGTGCCGGCGGCACGCAAAGGCTTTCTGCTGCCCAAGGATATCTGGGACTTCCCGCCACGCTCGCAGTGGCCGGCCGAGTGGCTGGGCACGATCGAGATCAAGGTCGAGGACGTCGCCGGGCGCGCCCCGATGTCGACCCTGCGCGGCTGGATGCCCTATGTGATCGTCGCCGTACTGCTGGTGATCTCGCGCACCGTGCCGGCGGTCAAGTCGGCGCTCTCCTCGGTCAGCACCGGCTGGAGCAACATCCTCGGCGAACAGGGCGTCTCCGGCAGCGTGGAGTGGCTCTATCTGCCCGGCGGCATCATCCTGATCGCGGTGATCTGCACCATCTTCCTGCACCAGATGCGCGCCAGCCAGGTCAAGGCGGCATTCGCCGAATCCTCGAAGACCCTCCTCGGTGCCGGCTTCGTGCTGCTGTTCACCATCCCCATGGTGCGCATCCTGATCAACTCCGGCGTCAACGAGTCCGATCTGGTCTCGATGCCGGTGGCGATGGCGCAACTGGTGGCCGACGGCGTGGGCCACGTCTATCCGCTGTTCGCCCCTGCGGTGGGCGCGCTGGGCGCCTTCATTGCCGGCTCCAACACCGTCTCCAACCTGATGCTCTCGGCGTTCCAGTTCAACGTGGCCGAGGCGCTCAGCGTCTCCACCGCGATGATGGTGGCGCTGCAGGCGGTGGGCGCGGCGGCCGGCAACATGATCGCCATTCACAACGTGGTCGCGGCCTCGGCCACCGTGGGGCTGCTCGGCCGCGAGGGCACCACGCTGCGCAAGACGATCCTGCCGACCCTCTACTACTGCCTGTTCGCGGGCATCGTCGGCCTGCTCGCCTTCTACGTGTTCCATATCGGCGACCCGCTGATGGGTGGCTGACCACCGCCCGTCCCGGACCATGGCGATGCCTCGGCATCGCCATGGTCTGACCAATTAACAACATCTACGTCTTTTGGCTAATGGTGAGCCCCCTGTCGCTTTCTCACAATGCCAGAGATCAGTATGGAAATACTTTCCACAACGTTGCGCGGCACCGGCATCTCTTGGCAGAGGCGCCACGTGCGAGCGTCCGCAGAGACGCCGCTCCAAGACAAGCACCCCATGACGGCAATCCAGGGAGTAGACCGTGACCCTGCTCTACGATGAAAGACTCGACGGTGAGATCGCCAGCGTCGACAAGGCCACGCTGATGGCGGCGATTCACGCCGAGGCGCCAGGGCTCACCCTGCTGGCGCGCGAAGAGGATCTGCGCCCGTTCGAGTGCGACGGGCTCTCCGCCTACCGCACCCTGCCGCTGCTGGTGGCGCTACCGGCGACCCTCGAAGAGGTGACGGCGCTGATGCGGGTCTGCCACGCCCAGCGCGTGCCGGTGGTGACCCGCGGCGCCGGTACCGGGCTCTCCGGCGGTGCGCTGCCGCTGGCCAAGGGCGTGCTGCTGGTAATGTCGCGCTTCAACCGTATTCTCGAACTCGATCCCGATGCGCGCCTGGCGCGGGTGCAGCCGGGGGTGCGCAACCTGGCCATCTCCGAAGCCGCCGGGCCGCACGGGCTCTATTACGCCCCCGATCCCTCGTCGCAGATCGCCTGTTCGATCGGTGGCAATGTCGCCGAGAACGCTGGCGGGGTGCACTGCCTCAAGTACGGGCTCACCGTACACAACGTGCTCAGCGTCGAGATCGTCACCATCGAGGGTGAACGCATGACCCTGGGCAGCGAGGCACTGGACGCGCCCGGCTTCGATCTGCTGGCACTGTTCACCGGTTCGGAGGGCATGCTCGGGGTGATCACCGAGGTCACCGTCAAGCTGCTGCCCAAGCCGCAGGTGGCCAAGGTGCTGATGGCCAGCTTCGACGACGTCGAGCGTGCCGGCAAGGCGGTGGGTGACATCATCGCCGCCGGCTGCATTCCCGGCGGCCTGGAGATGATGGACAACCTGGCGATTCGCGCCGCCGAGGACTTCGTCCACGCCGGCTATCCGGTCGAGGCCGAGGCGATCCTGCTGTGCGAGCTCGACGGCGTCGAGGCCGATGTCCACGCCGACTGCGAGCGCGTGCGCGAGCTGCTCGAGCGCGCCGGGGCCAGCGAGATCCGGCTCGCCCGTGACGACGCCGAGCGTCAGCTGTTCTGGGCCGGGCGCAAGGCGGCCTTCCCCGCCGTGGGGCGCATGTCGCCGGACTACTACTGCATGGATGGCACCATTCCCCGGCGCGAGCTGCCGCGGGTGCTCAAGGGCATCAACGAGCTCTCCGCGACCTACGGGCTGCGCGTCGCCAACGTCTTCCACGCCGGCGACGGCAACCTGCATCCGCTGATCCTGTTCGACGCCAACCGCCCCGGCGAGCTGGAGACCGCCGAGACCATCGGCGCCAAGATTCTCGAACTCTGCGTCGAGGTCGGCGGCACCATCACCGGCGAGCACGGCGTTGGACGCGAGAAGCTCAACCAGATGTGCACCCAGTTCGCCGCCGACGAGCTGACCCAGTTCCATGCGGTCAAGTTCGCCTTCGACGAACATCGCCTGCTCAATCCGGGCAAGAACATTCCCACGCTGGCGCGCTGCGCCGAATTCGGCGCCATGCACGTGCACCACGGCGAGCTGCCCCACCCCGAGCTGCCCCGCTTCTAGGGTTTGTGCGAGAAGTCAGCGAGCGAAGGTAGTTTTCGTACAAAGTCTAGCTAGTCGTTCGAGTCAGGAGATGCGTGATGCCACACCCCCAGGACCAGCGCCCCGAGTTCACCCCTGCGGATCAGGCCGGGCCTACCCTGGATAGCGGCCAGGACCTGAGCAACGCGCTCTGCGAGCAGGTGCGCCAAGCCCACCGCGAG
This genomic window contains:
- a CDS encoding FdhF/YdeP family oxidoreductase — protein: MSHQLKDDELHGQQGEHDAPGGGWQSVQATETHFLREKVPFKGNSLMLKINQPDGGFECPSCAWPNPKKPGPLEFCENGAKAVAWEATAARTTPEFFAQHSVNELLAWSDHALEKQGRLTHPLRYNPTTDKYDPIDWETAYREIGERIQTYDPTRVELYTSGRTSNEAAFLWQLYGRMIGTHNFPDCSNMCHETTTVALPQSIGVGKATTVLEDFEHADCIFLFGQNAGTNSPRMMGLLHEARLRGAEVITFNPLRERALVKFANPQTPKDMLTNHGVPISSQYHQLRIGGDIAAIQGMCKHIIAADDEARDNGGKRVIDHDFIHMHTDGFEAFAEHCRQLPWERIERHSGLTRAAIGEAAEAWIRAERVICCWGMGITQHMRGGDNIHQILNLLLMGGHIGRRGAGACPVRGHSNVQGDRTVGIFHKSGEAFLSKLDELFGIECRREHGHDVALCCEAILRDEADAFLGMGGNFFRAIADQARVCAHVEKIPLTVQIATKLNRSHLIHGQAAYLLPALARTEKDIQAGVEQTITIEDGMCNVQGSKGALEPASEHLRSEIAIVAGLARATLAPNPKVDWAWLAEDYARIRDKIEASQPETFYDFNQRLAADGVFHLDIAARDRVWNTDSGKAHFLFPQDHLTEDESEPGDAHFQLLSIRGHDQYNTTVYSYDDRYRDIYGTRMVLMMNPRDIEKHGFEAGNKVTLSTLSDDGVERNVSGFKIIAYDLPENCLGAYYPEVNDLIPVANRDTGSNTLAAKSIPVNVTLMSTEQIEADTGLLATG
- a CDS encoding L-lactate permease, with the protein product MDHTVLSLLAFLPLILAGVLLIGLRMAARTAMPIVFVVAVLIALFAWDMTANRVLASTLQGLILTVALLWIIFGAILLLNTLKHSGGIMAIRNGFSGISPDRRVQALIVAWLFGCFIEGASGFGTPAAVAAPLMVALGFPALGAVVVGMMLQSTPVSFGAVGTPIVVGVTGGLNQAAISQQLAADGSSWETFFRLITSEVALTHGLIGVFMPLILVTVMVRFFGENRSWREGLSIAPFALFVGVCFVVPYMLVGVFLGPEFPSLLGGLIGLAIVVPAARKGFLLPKDIWDFPPRSQWPAEWLGTIEIKVEDVAGRAPMSTLRGWMPYVIVAVLLVISRTVPAVKSALSSVSTGWSNILGEQGVSGSVEWLYLPGGIILIAVICTIFLHQMRASQVKAAFAESSKTLLGAGFVLLFTIPMVRILINSGVNESDLVSMPVAMAQLVADGVGHVYPLFAPAVGALGAFIAGSNTVSNLMLSAFQFNVAEALSVSTAMMVALQAVGAAAGNMIAIHNVVAASATVGLLGREGTTLRKTILPTLYYCLFAGIVGLLAFYVFHIGDPLMGG
- the glcD gene encoding glycolate oxidase subunit GlcD, with amino-acid sequence MAAIHAEAPGLTLLAREEDLRPFECDGLSAYRTLPLLVALPATLEEVTALMRVCHAQRVPVVTRGAGTGLSGGALPLAKGVLLVMSRFNRILELDPDARLARVQPGVRNLAISEAAGPHGLYYAPDPSSQIACSIGGNVAENAGGVHCLKYGLTVHNVLSVEIVTIEGERMTLGSEALDAPGFDLLALFTGSEGMLGVITEVTVKLLPKPQVAKVLMASFDDVERAGKAVGDIIAAGCIPGGLEMMDNLAIRAAEDFVHAGYPVEAEAILLCELDGVEADVHADCERVRELLERAGASEIRLARDDAERQLFWAGRKAAFPAVGRMSPDYYCMDGTIPRRELPRVLKGINELSATYGLRVANVFHAGDGNLHPLILFDANRPGELETAETIGAKILELCVEVGGTITGEHGVGREKLNQMCTQFAADELTQFHAVKFAFDEHRLLNPGKNIPTLARCAEFGAMHVHHGELPHPELPRF